A genomic segment from Klebsiella africana encodes:
- the mdtD gene encoding multidrug transporter subunit MdtD yields the protein MSGKKGRSMAGLPWIAAMAFFMQALDATILNTALPAIAHSLNRSPLAMQSAIISYTLTVAMLIPVSGWLADRFGTRRVFIIAVSLFTLGSLACALSSSLMELVIFRVIQGIGGAMMMPVARLALLRAYPRSELLPVLNFVTMPGLVGPILGPVLGGVFVTWASWHWIFLINIPIGVIGILYARKYMPNFTTPRRRFDTIGFLLFGLSLVLFSSGIELFGEKIVATWLALAVIAVSLLLLLAYIRHARRHPAPLISLSLFKTHTFSVGIAGNLATRLGTGCVPFLMPLMLQVGFGYPAIIAGCMIAPTAIGSIIAKSTVTQVLRWFGYRKTLVGITVFIGLMIAQFSLQSPEMPLWMLLLPLFVLGMAMSTQFTSMNTITLADLTDDNASSGNSLLAVTQQLSISLGVAISAAVLRFYEGFDNASTVQQFHYTFITMGVITIISALMFMLLRAKDGRNLISERHKR from the coding sequence ATGAGCGGAAAAAAAGGGCGCAGCATGGCCGGCCTGCCGTGGATCGCGGCGATGGCCTTCTTTATGCAGGCGCTGGATGCCACCATTCTTAATACCGCCCTTCCGGCTATCGCCCACAGCCTGAATCGTTCCCCGTTAGCAATGCAGTCGGCCATTATCAGCTATACGCTGACGGTGGCGATGCTGATCCCGGTCAGCGGCTGGCTGGCCGATCGCTTCGGCACGCGCCGGGTCTTTATTATCGCCGTGAGTCTGTTCACCCTCGGCTCACTTGCCTGCGCCCTCTCCAGTTCATTAATGGAGCTGGTCATTTTTCGCGTGATTCAGGGGATCGGCGGGGCGATGATGATGCCGGTGGCGAGGCTGGCGCTGCTGCGCGCCTATCCCCGCAGCGAGCTGCTGCCAGTGCTGAACTTTGTGACCATGCCGGGTCTGGTGGGGCCAATTCTGGGCCCGGTACTCGGCGGGGTATTTGTCACCTGGGCCAGCTGGCATTGGATTTTCCTGATAAACATTCCCATCGGCGTGATTGGCATTCTGTATGCCCGAAAATATATGCCGAATTTCACAACGCCGCGCCGGCGCTTCGATACGATCGGTTTTCTGCTATTCGGCTTAAGCCTGGTACTGTTTTCCAGCGGCATTGAACTGTTTGGGGAAAAAATCGTGGCGACATGGCTGGCGCTGGCCGTAATTGCCGTCAGTCTGTTACTGCTCCTGGCCTATATTCGCCACGCGCGTCGCCATCCGGCGCCGCTAATCTCGCTCTCTTTATTTAAGACCCACACGTTCTCGGTCGGCATCGCCGGCAACCTCGCCACGCGGTTGGGTACCGGCTGCGTGCCGTTTCTGATGCCGCTGATGCTGCAGGTTGGCTTCGGCTATCCGGCTATTATTGCCGGCTGTATGATTGCCCCTACCGCTATCGGCTCCATTATTGCGAAATCTACCGTTACCCAGGTGCTGCGCTGGTTTGGCTATCGTAAGACCCTGGTGGGGATCACGGTGTTTATTGGCCTTATGATTGCCCAGTTCTCGCTGCAGTCGCCAGAGATGCCGCTGTGGATGCTTCTTCTGCCACTTTTTGTGCTGGGGATGGCGATGTCCACGCAGTTTACCTCGATGAATACCATTACGCTGGCCGATCTGACGGATGACAATGCCAGCAGCGGTAATAGCCTGTTGGCGGTGACCCAGCAGCTTTCAATCAGTCTCGGGGTGGCCATCAGCGCTGCGGTGCTGCGCTTCTATGAAGGTTTTGACAATGCCAGCACGGTACAGCAGTTTCACTACACCTTTATAACCATGGGCGTGATAACCATCATATCGGCGCTGATGTTTATGCTGTTAAGAGCGAAGGATGGCCGCAACCTGATTAGCGAGCGGCACAAACGCTAA
- the dsbA gene encoding thiol:disulfide interchange protein DsbA, producing the protein MKKVWLALAGMILAFSASAAQITDGKQYITLDKPIAGEPQVLEFFSFYCPHCYQFEEVLHVSDNVRQKLPEGTKMTKYHVEFLGPLGKDLTQAWAVAIALGVEDKITAPMFEAVQKNQTVQSVADIRKVFVDAGVKGEDYDAAWNSFVVKSLVAQQEKAAADLQLQGVPAMYVNGKYQLNPQGMDTSNMDVFVAQYADTVKQLVEKK; encoded by the coding sequence ATGAAAAAAGTTTGGCTGGCGCTGGCTGGTATGATTCTGGCTTTTAGTGCATCCGCTGCCCAGATCACCGACGGCAAGCAGTACATTACCCTTGATAAGCCGATTGCTGGCGAGCCGCAGGTGCTTGAGTTCTTTTCATTCTACTGCCCGCACTGCTACCAGTTTGAAGAAGTACTGCATGTCTCTGACAATGTGCGTCAGAAACTGCCGGAAGGCACCAAAATGACCAAATACCACGTTGAGTTCCTGGGCCCGCTGGGCAAGGATCTGACGCAGGCATGGGCGGTGGCCATCGCGCTGGGCGTTGAAGACAAAATTACTGCCCCGATGTTCGAAGCCGTGCAGAAAAACCAGACTGTGCAGAGTGTGGCTGACATTCGTAAAGTGTTTGTCGACGCTGGCGTGAAAGGGGAAGACTACGATGCCGCATGGAATAGCTTCGTGGTGAAATCTCTGGTCGCTCAGCAAGAGAAAGCGGCAGCCGATCTGCAGCTGCAGGGCGTACCGGCTATGTATGTTAATGGTAAATACCAGCTGAACCCGCAGGGGATGGATACCAGCAATATGGATGTCTTCGTCGCACAATATGCGGATACCGTGAAGCAACTGGTAGAGAAGAAATAA
- the rbsB gene encoding ribose ABC transporter substrate-binding protein RbsB: MNMKKLATLVSAVALSATVSANAMAKDTIALVISTLNNPFFVSLKDGAQKEADKLGYNLVVLDSQNNPAKELANVQDLTVRGAKLLLINPTDSDAVGNAVKMANQAKIPVITLDRQATKGDVVSHIASDNVQGGKMAGDYIAKKVGESAKVIELQGIAGTSAARERGEGFKQAVAAHKFNVLASQPADFDRTKGLNVMQNLLTAHPDVQAVFAQNDEMALGALRALQTAGKSDVMVVGFDGTPDGEKAVNSGKLAATVAQLPEQIGAKGVETADKVLKGEKVEANYPVELKLVVKQ, encoded by the coding sequence ATGAATATGAAAAAACTGGCGACCCTGGTCTCTGCTGTTGCGCTAAGTGCGACTGTTAGCGCGAACGCGATGGCCAAAGACACCATCGCTCTGGTTATCTCTACCCTCAACAACCCGTTCTTCGTGTCGCTGAAAGACGGCGCGCAAAAAGAAGCTGACAAGCTGGGCTACAACCTGGTGGTGCTGGATTCTCAGAACAACCCGGCGAAAGAGCTGGCGAACGTCCAGGATTTAACGGTGCGCGGCGCGAAGCTGCTGCTGATCAACCCAACCGACTCTGATGCCGTCGGCAACGCCGTGAAGATGGCGAACCAGGCGAAAATCCCGGTCATCACTCTTGACCGTCAGGCCACAAAAGGCGATGTCGTGAGCCATATTGCCTCTGACAACGTGCAGGGCGGAAAAATGGCGGGCGATTACATCGCGAAAAAAGTGGGAGAAAGTGCGAAAGTCATTGAACTGCAGGGCATTGCCGGGACTTCTGCGGCGCGTGAGCGCGGCGAAGGATTTAAACAGGCTGTGGCGGCGCACAAGTTCAACGTCCTGGCCAGTCAGCCGGCTGATTTCGACCGCACCAAAGGGCTGAACGTGATGCAGAACCTGCTGACCGCACATCCTGACGTCCAGGCGGTGTTCGCGCAAAATGATGAAATGGCGCTGGGCGCCCTGCGTGCACTGCAGACCGCAGGCAAGTCTGATGTGATGGTGGTTGGATTTGACGGCACTCCGGATGGCGAAAAAGCAGTAAACAGTGGCAAACTGGCGGCGACCGTCGCACAGTTGCCGGAGCAGATCGGCGCGAAAGGCGTTGAGACTGCTGATAAGGTACTGAAGGGCGAAAAAGTGGAAGCTAACTACCCGGTTGAGCTGAAGCTGGTCGTTAAGCAGTAA
- the mobB gene encoding molybdopterin-guanine dinucleotide biosynthesis protein MobB: MIPLLAIAAWSGTGKTTLLKRLIPDLCAQGLRPGLIKHTHHDMDVDKPGKDSYELRKAGAAQTIVASEQRWALMTETPEKPELDLTWLVSRMDASKLDLVLVEGFKHEPVPKILLFRQNSGHRVEELVIDEHTIAVASDVPIATSLPQLDLNDIQQIATFIVSWLERQ; encoded by the coding sequence ATGATCCCGCTATTAGCGATTGCCGCCTGGAGCGGTACCGGAAAAACGACATTATTAAAGCGTCTAATTCCTGATCTGTGTGCTCAAGGATTACGCCCGGGACTGATAAAGCACACCCATCATGATATGGACGTGGATAAGCCGGGCAAAGATAGCTATGAACTGCGTAAGGCGGGCGCTGCGCAAACCATTGTCGCCAGCGAACAGCGGTGGGCATTGATGACCGAGACGCCAGAGAAGCCGGAATTAGATCTCACGTGGCTGGTCAGTCGAATGGATGCCAGCAAACTGGACCTGGTTTTAGTGGAGGGGTTCAAACATGAACCTGTGCCGAAGATCCTGCTTTTTCGGCAAAACAGCGGCCATCGTGTAGAAGAGCTGGTAATTGATGAGCATACCATCGCCGTGGCCAGCGATGTGCCCATCGCGACCTCGCTTCCGCAGTTGGATTTAAATGATATTCAACAGATAGCGACATTTATTGTGAGTTGGTTAGAGAGGCAATAG
- the rbsR gene encoding ribose operon transcriptional repressor RbsR — MATMKDVARVAGVSTSTVSHVINKDRFVSEAITAKVDAAIKSLNYAPSALARSLKLNQTRTIGMLITASTNPFYSELVRGVERSCFERGYSLVLCNTEGDEQRMNRNLETLMQKRVDGLLLLCTETHQPSPEIMQRYPSVPTVMMDWAPFDGDSDLIQDNSLLGGDMATQYLIDQGHSRIACIAGPLDKTPARLRLEGYHAAMARCGLPVADGYVVTSDFEFGGGFSAMQQLLALPQRPQAVFVGNDAMAVGAYQALYQAGLQIPQDMALVGYDDIELARYMTPPLTTIHQPKDELGELAIDVLIHRMADPQQKQQRVQLTPELVVRGSA, encoded by the coding sequence TTGGCTACGATGAAAGATGTGGCCCGCGTCGCGGGCGTTTCCACATCGACGGTGTCACACGTCATCAATAAGGACCGCTTTGTCAGCGAGGCGATTACCGCCAAAGTCGACGCCGCGATCAAAAGCCTCAACTACGCCCCCTCTGCGCTGGCGCGTAGCCTCAAGCTTAATCAAACCCGCACCATCGGCATGCTGATTACCGCCAGTACCAATCCGTTTTATTCGGAACTGGTGCGGGGCGTGGAGCGCAGCTGCTTTGAGCGGGGTTATAGTCTCGTGCTCTGTAATACGGAAGGTGATGAGCAGCGAATGAATCGTAATCTGGAGACGCTAATGCAAAAACGCGTCGATGGATTACTTCTGCTGTGCACAGAGACTCATCAGCCCTCTCCGGAAATCATGCAGCGCTATCCGTCGGTACCGACGGTCATGATGGACTGGGCCCCCTTTGATGGCGATAGCGATCTGATTCAGGATAACTCGCTGCTCGGCGGCGATATGGCGACCCAGTATCTGATTGACCAGGGGCATTCACGCATTGCCTGTATTGCCGGCCCGCTGGATAAAACCCCGGCGCGTCTGCGCCTTGAAGGTTACCATGCTGCGATGGCGCGCTGCGGCCTGCCAGTTGCCGACGGATACGTGGTGACCAGTGATTTTGAGTTTGGCGGCGGGTTTAGCGCGATGCAGCAGCTGCTGGCTTTGCCGCAGCGGCCGCAGGCGGTGTTTGTCGGCAACGATGCGATGGCGGTTGGCGCTTATCAGGCGTTGTACCAGGCCGGTTTGCAGATCCCGCAGGACATGGCGCTGGTGGGCTACGATGATATTGAGCTGGCACGCTATATGACGCCGCCGTTGACCACCATTCATCAGCCAAAAGATGAGCTGGGAGAACTGGCCATCGATGTGTTGATCCATCGAATGGCCGATCCGCAGCAAAAACAGCAGCGCGTTCAGTTAACGCCGGAGCTGGTGGTTCGCGGCTCCGCTTAG
- the rbsK gene encoding ribokinase, translating into MMKTAGKLVVLGSINADHILNLDTFPTPGETVTGNHYQVAFGGKGANQAVAAGRSGADIAFIACTGDDDIGDRIRRQLASDKIDVAPVRAVAGEATGVALIFVNAEGENVIGIHAGANAALSVAQVEAEKERIASAQALLMQLESPLESVLAAAKIAHHHQTTVVLNPAPARELPDELLALVDIITPNETEAEKLTGIRVESDEDAAKAADVLHAKGIGTVMITLGSRGVWLSAEGESRRIPGFRVQAIDTIAAGDTFNGALVTALLEGTSLPEAIRFAHAAAAIAVTRKGAQPSVPWRTEIDEFLAQQG; encoded by the coding sequence ATGATGAAAACCGCAGGCAAACTTGTCGTCCTTGGCAGTATTAATGCCGATCACATTCTTAACCTTGACACTTTCCCGACGCCGGGCGAAACCGTCACCGGCAACCACTATCAGGTGGCGTTCGGTGGTAAAGGGGCCAACCAGGCGGTGGCCGCCGGGCGCAGTGGAGCGGATATCGCGTTTATCGCCTGCACCGGCGATGACGATATCGGTGACCGCATCCGTCGTCAGCTGGCGAGCGATAAAATCGACGTGGCGCCTGTGCGCGCAGTCGCCGGGGAAGCGACCGGCGTGGCGTTAATCTTCGTTAACGCCGAAGGTGAGAATGTCATCGGTATTCATGCTGGCGCCAATGCGGCATTATCAGTCGCTCAGGTAGAGGCGGAAAAAGAGCGGATCGCCAGCGCACAGGCGTTGTTGATGCAGCTGGAGTCACCGCTGGAGAGCGTGCTGGCGGCGGCGAAAATCGCTCATCACCATCAGACCACCGTAGTGCTGAACCCTGCGCCAGCGCGTGAACTACCGGATGAACTGCTGGCGCTGGTGGATATTATTACCCCTAACGAAACCGAAGCGGAAAAGCTGACCGGTATTCGCGTTGAGAGTGACGAAGATGCGGCAAAAGCCGCCGACGTACTGCATGCCAAAGGCATTGGTACGGTGATGATCACCCTCGGCAGCCGCGGCGTCTGGCTCAGTGCCGAAGGCGAAAGCCGGCGGATCCCGGGCTTTCGGGTGCAGGCCATTGATACTATCGCGGCCGGTGATACCTTTAACGGCGCGCTGGTGACCGCGCTGCTGGAAGGGACTTCCCTGCCAGAAGCGATCCGCTTTGCGCATGCTGCCGCGGCGATCGCCGTGACCCGCAAAGGCGCGCAGCCGTCCGTGCCGTGGCGCACAGAGATTGATGAATTTTTAGCGCAACAGGGGTAA
- a CDS encoding serine/threonine protein kinase — translation MHDKAFTFQTLRPDTIIDGLFDLGMRVDSGLTPLNSYENRVYQFQDEERHRYVVKFYRPERWSAEQILEEHQFALQLVEDEVPVAAPLLVNDSTLHQHQGFYFAVFPSLGGRQFEADNLDQMEWVGRYLGRLHQTGRKQRFTARPEIGVQEYLLEPRQVFEQATLIPSGLKADFLKATDKLIAAVMQQWHGCGNTLRLHGDCHAGNILWRDGPLFVDLDDARTGPAIQDLWMLLNGDKAEQRMQLETIIEAYEEFSPFNSDEIALIEPLRAMRLVYYLAWLLRRWDDPAFPVNFPWLTGEDYWRGQTSTFLEQVKVLQEPPLQLTPMY, via the coding sequence ATGCACGATAAGGCTTTTACTTTTCAGACGCTTCGCCCGGATACCATTATCGATGGGTTATTCGATCTGGGTATGCGGGTGGACTCCGGTCTCACCCCGCTAAACAGCTATGAGAACCGCGTTTATCAGTTCCAGGACGAAGAGCGCCATCGCTATGTGGTAAAGTTCTATCGTCCTGAGCGCTGGTCCGCAGAACAGATCCTTGAAGAACACCAGTTTGCGCTTCAGCTTGTAGAGGATGAAGTGCCCGTTGCTGCGCCGCTCTTAGTTAACGACAGCACGCTTCATCAGCATCAGGGATTCTACTTTGCCGTGTTCCCAAGCCTTGGCGGCCGTCAGTTCGAAGCGGATAACCTTGATCAGATGGAATGGGTTGGCCGCTATCTGGGGCGTCTGCACCAGACTGGCCGCAAACAGCGCTTTACTGCTCGCCCGGAAATTGGCGTGCAGGAGTATTTGCTGGAACCGCGCCAGGTGTTTGAACAGGCGACACTTATCCCCTCTGGCCTGAAGGCCGATTTCCTGAAGGCGACCGATAAACTCATTGCTGCTGTCATGCAGCAATGGCACGGTTGCGGGAATACGTTGCGTCTGCACGGTGACTGCCATGCGGGTAATATCCTCTGGCGCGACGGGCCACTGTTTGTCGACTTAGATGATGCGCGCACCGGCCCGGCAATTCAGGATCTGTGGATGCTGCTCAACGGCGATAAGGCTGAACAGCGTATGCAGCTGGAGACGATCATCGAGGCCTATGAGGAATTCAGCCCTTTTAACAGCGATGAAATCGCGCTAATTGAACCTTTACGCGCTATGCGACTGGTTTATTATCTGGCGTGGTTGCTCAGACGCTGGGACGATCCCGCTTTTCCGGTCAATTTCCCCTGGTTAACCGGGGAGGATTACTGGCGGGGACAGACGTCGACTTTTCTTGAGCAGGTGAAGGTTCTACAGGAACCCCCGCTTCAGTTAACGCCAATGTATTAA
- a CDS encoding YihD family protein, whose product MKCKRLNEVIELLQPAWQKEPELNLMQFLQKLAKEAGYDGELSDLSDDILIYHLKMRDSSKDAVIPGIQKDYEEDFKTALLRARGVIKE is encoded by the coding sequence ATGAAATGTAAACGTCTGAATGAAGTAATTGAACTCCTCCAGCCTGCCTGGCAAAAAGAGCCTGAACTGAATCTGATGCAATTTTTGCAGAAGCTGGCGAAAGAGGCCGGCTATGATGGCGAACTGAGCGATCTTTCCGACGATATTCTGATCTATCATCTGAAGATGCGCGACTCTTCCAAAGATGCCGTTATCCCGGGTATTCAGAAGGATTATGAAGAGGACTTTAAAACCGCGCTGCTGCGCGCCCGCGGGGTAATAAAAGAGTAA
- a CDS encoding FadR/GntR family transcriptional regulator encodes MSLSAQQLAAQKNISWVLAEKLAQKILTGEYQPESILPGEMELGEQFGVSRTAVREAVKTLTAKGMLLPRPRIGTRVMPRSSWNFLDKELLSWWLTEDNFEEVVSHFLVMRSSLEPQACFLAATHGTAGQKAQLNTLMEEMIALKRHFQRERWIEVDMAWHEHIYEMSGNPFLSSFASLFHSVYHTYFTSITQNEVVKLDLHQAIVDAILNSDAPGALLACQALLNAPHHVNQ; translated from the coding sequence ATGTCTTTAAGCGCACAGCAACTGGCGGCACAAAAGAACATCTCCTGGGTACTGGCCGAGAAGCTCGCCCAAAAAATACTGACTGGCGAATATCAGCCGGAAAGCATTCTTCCCGGCGAAATGGAGTTGGGTGAGCAGTTCGGTGTGAGCCGTACTGCCGTCCGTGAAGCAGTGAAAACGCTCACGGCAAAAGGCATGTTGCTGCCTCGCCCTCGCATTGGTACCCGGGTGATGCCGCGCAGCAGCTGGAACTTCCTTGATAAGGAACTGCTCTCCTGGTGGCTAACAGAAGATAACTTTGAAGAAGTGGTGAGCCACTTTCTCGTCATGCGCAGCAGCCTGGAGCCCCAGGCCTGTTTTCTCGCCGCCACCCACGGCACCGCCGGGCAAAAAGCGCAGCTCAATACATTAATGGAAGAGATGATTGCTCTGAAACGCCATTTTCAGCGCGAACGCTGGATAGAAGTCGATATGGCCTGGCATGAACATATCTATGAAATGAGTGGTAATCCTTTCCTCAGCTCTTTCGCCTCGCTGTTTCATTCGGTCTACCACACCTACTTCACATCGATTACGCAAAATGAAGTGGTGAAGCTCGATCTCCACCAGGCGATTGTCGATGCCATTCTTAACAGTGATGCGCCGGGGGCGTTGCTCGCCTGCCAGGCGTTGTTGAACGCCCCACACCACGTAAATCAATAA
- the mobA gene encoding molybdenum cofactor guanylyltransferase MobA — protein MQSEAITGVVLAGGRATRMGGIDKGLQLLNGRPLWRHVAETLAPQVDKLVISANRHLTQWQASGYPVFRDTQTGYPGPLAGMLAVMQQVASPWFVFCPCDTPFIPPFLVERFIQQRGDAPVVWAHDGERDHPAVALAHRQIIPHLEAYLASGERRVMMFMRQMGGHSVSFSEVKSAFMNVNTLEDLQRMQEPS, from the coding sequence ATGCAAAGCGAGGCGATAACCGGCGTCGTGCTGGCGGGCGGTAGGGCCACGCGGATGGGGGGCATTGATAAAGGATTGCAGTTGCTCAATGGTCGCCCTCTATGGCGTCACGTCGCAGAGACATTAGCCCCGCAGGTAGATAAGTTAGTGATTAGCGCCAACCGTCACCTTACGCAGTGGCAAGCCAGTGGATATCCGGTGTTTCGCGATACGCAGACGGGTTACCCAGGTCCTTTAGCCGGTATGCTTGCCGTGATGCAGCAGGTCGCGAGTCCATGGTTTGTTTTTTGCCCCTGCGACACGCCCTTCATTCCGCCATTTTTAGTTGAGCGCTTTATCCAGCAGAGAGGGGACGCACCGGTCGTTTGGGCCCATGACGGCGAGCGGGATCATCCCGCCGTTGCGCTGGCGCATCGTCAAATCATTCCGCATCTGGAGGCTTATCTTGCCAGCGGCGAACGCCGGGTAATGATGTTTATGCGCCAGATGGGCGGGCATTCGGTCAGCTTCAGCGAGGTGAAATCAGCTTTTATGAATGTGAATACGCTAGAGGATTTGCAACGTATGCAGGAGCCATCATGA